One window of the Zea mays cultivar B73 chromosome 3, Zm-B73-REFERENCE-NAM-5.0, whole genome shotgun sequence genome contains the following:
- the LOC100502522 gene encoding carotenoid cleavage dioxygenase yields the protein MSPTMASSLCVFAAMSGASGRPSAGGSAVPGRLSSSTQGGKGKRAVVQPLAASVVTETPAPAVAPARPVVDAPPRRRGGRGTVEHAAWKSVRQERWEGALELEGELPLWLDGTYLRNGPGLWNLGDYGFRHLFDGYATLVRVSFRDGQAVGAHRQIESEAYKAARAHGKVCYREFSEVPKAEGFLSHVGQLATLFSGSSLTDNSNTGVVRLGDGRVLCLTETIKGSIVVDPDTLDTIGKFEYTDRLGGLIHSAHPIVTDTEFWTLIPDLIRPGYSVVRMDAGTNERRFVGRVDCRGGPAPGWVHSFPITDHYVVVPEMPLRYCARNLLRAEPTPLYKFEWHLESGSYMHVMCKASGRVVATVEVPPFVTFHFINAYEEKDDEGRVTAIIADCCEHNANTSILDKLRLQNLRSSTGQDVLPDARVGRFRIPLDGSPFGELEPALDPDQHGRGMDMCSINPAHVGKKYRYAYACGAHRPCNFPNTLTKIDLVEKTAKNWYEEGAVPSEPFFVPRPGAVEEDDGVAISMVSAKDGSAYALVLDAKTFHEIARAKFPYAMPYGLHCCWVPRSTSDA from the exons ATGTCTCCCACTATGGCTTCGTCGTTGTGCGTATTTGCAGCGATGTCTGGCGCCAGCGGCAGGCCGTCGGCCGGTGGCTCGGCGGTACCGGGCCGTCTGTCCAGCAGCACACAGGGGGGCAAGGGAAAGCGGGCCGTGGTGCAGCCGCTCGCGGCTAGCGTGGTGACGGAGACGCCAGCGCCGGCCGTAGCTCCGGCTCGGCCCGTCGTCGACGCCCCGCCGCGCCGCCGTGGGGGCCGCGGCACCGTCGAGCACGCGGCGTGGAAGAGCGTCCGGCAGGAGAGGTGGGAGGGGGCGCTGGAGCTGGAGGGAGAGCTGCCGCTCTGGCTG GATGGCACCTACCTGAGGAACGGGCCGGGCCTGTGGAACCTGGGCGACTACGGCTTCCGGCACCTGTTCGACGGCTACGCCACGCTGGTCCGCGTGTCGTTCCGCGACGGGCAGGCGGTGGGCGCGCACCGGCAGATCGAGTCGGAGGCGTACAAGGCGGCGCGCGCGCACGGCAAGGTGTGCTACCGCGAGTTCTCGGAGGTGCCCAAGGCGGAGGGGTTCCTCTCCCACGTGGGCCAGCTCGCCACCCTCTTCTCGGGCTCCTCGCTCACCGACAACTCCAACACGGGCGTCGTCAGGCTCGGCGACGGCCGCGTCCTCTGCCTGACAGAGACCATCAAGGGCTCCATCGTGGTCGACCCGGACACGCTCGACACCATCGGCAAGTTCGAGTACACGGACAGGCTGGGCGGCCTCATCCACTCGGCGCACCCCATCGTGACGGACACCGAGTTCTGGACGCTCATCCCGGACCTCATCCGCCCGGGCTACTCGGTGGTGAGGATGGACGCCGGGACCAACGAGCGGCGGTTCGTCGGCAGGGTGGACTGTCGGGGCGGGCCGGCGCCCGGGTGGGTGCACTCGTTCCCCATCACCGACCACTACGTGGTGGTGCCGGAGATGCCGCTCCGGTACTGCGCCAGGAACCTCCTCCGCGCGGAGCCCACGCCGCTGTACAAGTTCGAGTGGCACCTCGAGTCCGGCAGCTACATGCACGTCATGTGCAAGGCTAGCGGCAGGGTCGTGGCGACCGTGGAGGTGCCGCCGTTCGTCACGTTCCACTTCATCAACGCGTACGAGGAGAAGGACGACGAGGGCCGCGTCACCGCGATCATCGCCGACTGCTGCGAGCACAACGCCAACACCTCCATCCTCGACAAGCTCCGGCTCCAGAACCTGCGCTCTTCCACCGGCCAGGACGTCCTCCCCGACGCCAG GGTGGGCCGCTTCAGGATCCCGCTGGACGGGAGCCCGTTCGGCGAGCTGGAGCCGGCGCTGGACCCGGACCAGCACGGCCGCGGGATGGACATGTGCAGCATCAACCCGGCCCACGTCGGCAAGAAGTACCGGTACGCCTACGCCTGCGGAGCCCACCGGCCGTGCAACTTCCCCAACACCCTCACCAAGATCGACCTGGTGGAGAAGACGGCCAAGAACTGGTACGAGGAGGGCGCCGTGCCGTCAGAgcccttcttcgtgccgcgccccGGCGCCGTGGAGGAGGACGACG GCGTCGCGATCTCGATGGTGAGCGCCAAGGACGGATCGGCCTACGCGTTGGTGCTGGACGCCAAGACGTTCCACGAGATCGCGCGGGCCAAGTTCCCGTACGCGATGCCCTACGGCTTGCACTGCTGCTGGGTGCCTAGGAGTACCTCAGACGCGTAG